The Persephonella hydrogeniphila genome has a window encoding:
- the alaS gene encoding alanine--tRNA ligase, translating into MKSLTANEIRESFLKYFEEKGHTRVKSASIIPETDPTLLFVNAGMVPFKNVFLGLEKRPYKRATSCQKVFRVSGKHNDLDNVGYTPRHHTFFEMLGNFSFGDYFKREAIEFAWEYLTKVLEIPEERLLVSVFEEDDEAYEIWNKVIGLPEEKIHRLGVEDNFWSMGETGPCGPCSEIYYDRGEKFGNPQLGAPDDNRYLEVWNLVFMQYNRDEKGKLTPLPHPNIDTGMGLERIASVLQRVSSNYETDLFMPIIRFAEDISGKEYNPEDPQSIETVSMRVIADHLRAITFLISDGVFPANEGRGYVLRRILRRALRYGKEIGIEKPFLFEGVDVVIDIFKEPYPELIGNRGFIKGLVKAEEEKFIKTLKRGMDILYEIIEKAKKEGRHHITGKEVFMLYDTYGFPVDLIEDIAKDNNFGVDIADYYELLEEQRKRARASWKSQAKEVKEIYIKLKNFLPENQFVGYEKLEVEDAKILAVIKDEKIVGELREGETGEVILDITPFYPEKGGQVGDTGVIEGDGFLFEVTDTKTPVEGIIIHKGKVLFGVLKEGETVLGKVDKERRLDTMRHHTATHLLHAALRSILGEHVKQAGSLVHPDYLRFDFTHFEALTDEDIKRIEELVNQEIMANHPVVCREMNIDEALKSGAIAIFEEKYGETVRVISAGISTELCGGTHVSRTGDIGYFKIISESAVGSGTRRIEAVAGRKAVKKGLKEHFLIKEIMHTLTSKEDQIIDKIESLKLKVKELERELESIKKKSVVERITEILSVEDREDYKVAYGKIENLSPNELRDLADVARAKLGKSVVLLASVDKEKGKINLIVAVSKELTDKIKAGEVIRQVAPVIGGKGGGRPDMAQGGGTDIQKLEDAFRKFLELV; encoded by the coding sequence TTGAAGTCCTTGACAGCTAACGAAATAAGAGAAAGTTTTCTTAAATACTTTGAAGAAAAGGGACATACAAGGGTAAAGTCTGCATCAATAATACCTGAAACAGATCCCACTCTCCTTTTTGTGAATGCAGGTATGGTTCCCTTTAAAAATGTTTTTTTGGGTCTTGAAAAAAGACCTTACAAAAGGGCAACTTCCTGTCAAAAGGTCTTCAGAGTTTCAGGTAAACACAACGACCTTGATAATGTAGGATATACCCCAAGACACCACACATTTTTTGAGATGTTGGGAAATTTTTCTTTTGGAGATTATTTTAAAAGGGAAGCTATTGAGTTTGCGTGGGAATACTTAACAAAAGTTTTAGAGATTCCAGAGGAGAGATTGCTGGTTTCTGTTTTTGAAGAGGATGATGAAGCCTATGAAATATGGAACAAGGTTATAGGTCTTCCTGAAGAAAAAATACACAGATTAGGTGTAGAAGACAATTTCTGGTCTATGGGGGAGACAGGACCCTGTGGACCTTGTTCAGAGATATACTACGATAGAGGAGAAAAATTCGGTAATCCACAACTGGGAGCTCCTGACGATAACAGATATCTTGAGGTGTGGAATCTCGTTTTTATGCAGTACAACAGAGATGAGAAAGGAAAATTAACCCCCCTTCCCCATCCTAATATAGATACCGGTATGGGTCTTGAAAGAATAGCATCTGTTTTACAGAGGGTATCCTCAAATTACGAAACAGACCTATTTATGCCTATAATAAGATTTGCTGAAGATATCAGTGGTAAAGAGTATAATCCTGAGGATCCACAGTCTATTGAAACGGTCTCAATGAGAGTAATAGCAGACCACCTCAGAGCTATAACATTTCTTATTTCAGATGGTGTTTTTCCTGCAAATGAGGGCAGAGGATATGTCCTGAGGAGAATACTCAGGAGAGCCCTTAGATATGGAAAAGAGATAGGAATAGAAAAACCGTTCCTTTTTGAAGGTGTTGATGTAGTTATAGATATCTTTAAGGAGCCCTATCCTGAGCTAATAGGAAACAGAGGATTTATAAAAGGACTTGTAAAGGCAGAAGAAGAGAAATTTATAAAAACACTGAAAAGAGGTATGGACATACTGTACGAAATCATAGAAAAAGCTAAAAAAGAGGGAAGGCACCATATCACCGGCAAAGAAGTTTTCATGCTTTATGATACTTACGGATTTCCTGTTGATCTTATAGAAGATATAGCCAAGGATAATAATTTTGGAGTGGATATAGCAGATTACTACGAACTTCTGGAAGAGCAAAGAAAAAGAGCAAGAGCCTCATGGAAATCGCAGGCTAAAGAGGTAAAAGAGATATATATAAAGCTAAAAAATTTCCTTCCTGAAAATCAGTTTGTAGGTTATGAAAAGTTAGAAGTTGAAGATGCGAAAATTCTTGCAGTAATAAAAGATGAAAAAATCGTTGGTGAGTTGAGGGAAGGAGAGACAGGAGAAGTAATACTTGATATAACTCCCTTTTATCCCGAAAAAGGGGGACAGGTCGGAGACACAGGTGTAATAGAAGGTGACGGTTTTCTGTTTGAGGTAACAGACACAAAAACCCCTGTTGAAGGGATAATAATTCACAAAGGAAAGGTTTTGTTTGGTGTTTTGAAAGAAGGAGAAACAGTATTAGGAAAAGTTGATAAAGAAAGAAGATTAGACACAATGAGACATCATACAGCAACACACCTTCTCCATGCAGCTTTAAGGTCTATTCTTGGAGAACATGTAAAACAGGCAGGATCTCTTGTCCACCCTGATTATCTGAGATTTGATTTTACACATTTTGAAGCGTTAACAGATGAAGACATCAAAAGAATAGAAGAGCTTGTTAATCAAGAGATAATGGCAAACCACCCGGTTGTTTGCCGGGAAATGAATATAGATGAAGCTTTAAAATCTGGAGCCATTGCTATATTCGAAGAAAAGTACGGAGAAACCGTTAGGGTCATATCTGCAGGTATATCAACAGAGCTGTGTGGCGGAACTCATGTATCAAGAACAGGAGATATAGGATACTTCAAAATAATCTCAGAAAGTGCAGTAGGTTCGGGAACGAGAAGAATAGAAGCTGTGGCAGGTAGAAAGGCTGTTAAAAAGGGTTTGAAAGAACATTTCCTTATAAAAGAAATCATGCACACTCTTACATCAAAAGAAGACCAGATTATAGATAAAATAGAAAGCCTGAAACTAAAAGTAAAAGAACTTGAGAGGGAACTTGAGAGCATAAAGAAAAAATCTGTAGTAGAGAGAATTACAGAGATACTTTCTGTTGAAGATAGGGAAGACTACAAGGTTGCTTACGGGAAAATAGAAAATCTCTCTCCAAATGAACTGAGAGACCTTGCAGATGTTGCACGGGCTAAACTAGGAAAATCTGTAGTTCTCCTTGCCTCTGTAGATAAAGAAAAGGGAAAGATAAATCTTATAGTGGCGGTTTCTAAAGAACTCACAGATAAAATAAAAGCAGGAGAGGTTATTAGGCAGGTGGCTCCCGTAATTGGAGGAAAAG
- a CDS encoding radical SAM protein: MKIETVIEDQLNKLLEIETEDRFTVESVYYRGDTLCISTQVGCPIRCSFCASGKEGLLRNLTAKEIVYQYELAVSDGMNIKNIAFAGIGEPLLNWENVKKAFYYFKEKGLRSSFYTTGFPVKNFIELLELPHSGVTLSLHGVNDRKRRELIPKGEKIENIISVFKEHLSGLSKRKRKLYSIAYLLISGVNDSKEELKELVRISKELGIGVSLLKYNEIEGIPYRTTSDEEYEKVFLFLRENGIKVTLSNRYRTRKIGGCGTLMVNRLKS; the protein is encoded by the coding sequence ATGAAAATAGAAACAGTCATAGAAGATCAGCTTAATAAACTGCTTGAGATAGAAACAGAAGATAGATTTACTGTAGAGTCTGTCTATTATCGGGGAGATACTCTGTGTATATCTACACAGGTGGGTTGTCCTATCAGATGTAGTTTCTGTGCTTCTGGGAAAGAAGGGTTATTAAGAAATCTTACTGCGAAAGAGATCGTCTATCAGTATGAACTGGCAGTATCAGATGGTATGAATATAAAGAATATTGCCTTTGCAGGGATTGGAGAACCTCTTCTAAACTGGGAAAATGTAAAAAAAGCCTTCTACTATTTTAAAGAAAAAGGTTTAAGATCATCTTTTTACACAACAGGGTTTCCTGTAAAAAATTTTATAGAACTTTTAGAACTACCCCACAGTGGAGTGACTTTGTCTCTTCACGGAGTTAATGACAGGAAAAGAAGAGAGCTGATACCTAAAGGCGAAAAGATAGAGAATATTATCTCTGTCTTTAAAGAACATCTTTCAGGTCTATCCAAGAGGAAAAGGAAGCTATACAGCATAGCTTATCTTCTTATAAGTGGAGTTAACGATTCTAAAGAAGAACTGAAAGAGCTTGTCAGGATATCAAAGGAGTTAGGAATAGGAGTATCTCTCCTTAAATATAATGAGATAGAAGGTATCCCCTATAGGACAACATCAGATGAAGAGTATGAGAAGGTATTTCTTTTTCTTAGAGAAAATGGTATAAAAGTAACTCTTTCCAACAGATACAGAACAAGGAAGATAGGTGGCTGTGGAACCCTAATGGTAAACAGGCTGAAATCTTGA
- a CDS encoding IclR family transcriptional regulator → MHRKRKKKEYIVHNVDLAFDILFFLAQNPNSTFEKILEHIDSSSYQIEKILDVLTARGYINYNHKKKTYSLGIKNFEVGYSYLSHVDIRNIAKPYLQYLGDKFQENVYLAIRSGFEVVYIDSYEVNRPVVVKSRVGRLLPLYASASGKVHLADMDEDELEEFFREEKLIPYTKKTITDKEKLLKHIQMVREQGYAIDDEEWEEEVRCLSVPVRDHTGRVAAAVTLSAPSWRLPSEVLTGEIKDEFIKKAKELSERLGYTEE, encoded by the coding sequence ATGCATAGAAAAAGAAAAAAGAAAGAGTACATAGTTCACAACGTTGATCTCGCATTTGATATTCTTTTTTTTCTGGCACAAAATCCAAACTCAACATTTGAAAAAATTCTTGAACATATAGATTCTTCTTCTTATCAGATAGAAAAAATACTTGATGTTTTAACAGCAAGAGGATATATAAATTACAACCACAAGAAAAAAACTTACTCCCTCGGTATAAAAAATTTTGAAGTGGGCTACTCTTATCTATCCCATGTAGATATAAGAAATATAGCAAAACCTTATCTACAGTACCTTGGAGATAAGTTTCAGGAAAATGTATATCTTGCGATAAGAAGTGGGTTTGAAGTTGTATATATAGATTCCTATGAAGTTAACCGTCCTGTCGTTGTAAAATCAAGGGTTGGGAGGCTTCTTCCCCTTTATGCTTCAGCATCAGGAAAGGTTCATCTTGCAGATATGGATGAGGATGAGCTTGAAGAGTTTTTTAGAGAAGAAAAGCTTATTCCGTACACTAAAAAAACAATAACAGACAAAGAAAAATTATTGAAGCATATACAGATGGTAAGAGAGCAAGGATATGCTATTGATGATGAAGAATGGGAAGAAGAAGTAAGATGTCTTTCTGTTCCTGTAAGAGACCATACTGGTAGAGTTGCAGCGGCTGTTACTTTATCTGCACCATCCTGGAGACTTCCTTCTGAAGTCCTAACAGGAGAGATAAAAGATGAGTTTATAAAGAAAGCAAAAGAACTATCTGAAAGGCTCGGTTATACAGAAGAATGA